The Brassica napus cultivar Da-Ae chromosome C7, Da-Ae, whole genome shotgun sequence genomic interval aaaattgcgttttcccgtcACAATTGAGAAATTGTgtgtttcccgccaaaaccgaaaaattgcgtttttcccaaaattgaaaaattgggttttctcgccaaaaccgagaaattgcgttttcccgccaaaattgaaaaactgcgttttctcgccaaaaccgagaaattgcgtttttttgtcaaaaccgaaaaattatGTTTCCCGCAGAAACCAAGAAATTAtgtttcctgccaaaaccgagaaattgcattttcccgccaaatttATGAAATACATTTTCCCCTCAAAATTgtgaaattatgttttccgtcaaaatcgttaattttttattttaacgatagaaccattttttttgttaaattgtaAAGTTATGATTTCTTTTGTTAAACtcatgaaaatatgttttaggAAGCCCATGGACATCCATTGTCCATTTGGTCTTCGTCCAATTAGACCATGTACCAATTGGTCTTTTGTCCAATTAGACCGTTTATTAATTGGGCACGTCCATAGCCCGCCCAAAATGAATTGGACTGGACTAGCCCATAGTCGATCCGTCCAGTTGACACCTCTAAATGTTACGGGTGGCGTGTACATGAAACGTCTCAATTTATTATGTGGCACGTCGACTTGAATCTTTCAACCGAACACGactcaaaatataattaacttTTGCAGTTTCCCAAATGGTGCCTTCTCAATGGCCCCATCtgtttacaattttattaaaatgaaatgacCAAGATTTCGTCCGTAGTGGATATAACCAAAGAAGCCGAAAGTGACACTACAAGCATACACCTTCATACATTTACTTATTTGCTTGTAGACGTTCTATGTACGATCTATTTGGTCGTGATTCGTGAACGTATATCCATATGAATGattcagcgttaaaaaaaaatcttatgaagggtcaaatattttttgatatatgTGTTGCATCGgcatttttctatttcttttgaGCATCttataaatgaaatttattataGGGGCAATGTAAGAGATGTCATCAAATCGACAAAAAAGTATTTGCTTTAAACAAGATAAGGTAGTACATCAGACTCGGAAAAGTGCTAAATACCCCAAATTCGAAGTCTACTAAATTCGTATTTATCCGTTTGTGTGGTCAGACGACGTGTGATGCACCCTGGATCGTAGACCCGAGCAAGGATGATGCACAACTCGACCCAACCGAAGTTTCCCAATCGGATAATGCAACCATGGTCGAGCCAGAAGCTAGCTTGGAAAAGAAAGGACTTAGAGAATGAATGCAACCCCGTGGATACATATCTGTGGATGTCACACCTATGGAAGGAACTAAGTGGAAGCAACGATCAATTGACCTTGAAGATATCATGGAGCTAGACACACATGAACACTTTGGACGAGCTGGACGAAGTGACACTTACTTGGGCGAGCTGGTCGAGCTGAATCAAAGTGATACTTACATATCTGAGCTGGATGggctgagtgagctaagtgacactagcttggagctgaatgagctaagtgacactgaagatggagctggtttagttgctgggcgaaatgagcctttttcagcccaaagaaaaattcGACCAGGCCTTTGGTGATGGTCTCCTGCCCATTTTCATCAAgaaatatcaacaaaaaaagTCAGATACGTGGTCAGGCAAAGGGTCATTCAACAACACACTTATTTCTGGTCAAAAGTCTTagtcttgtttttgttttctaagtTTCTAGTTTTCTACAAAAACTCTTAGTCTTTCTTTGACCACAagtactataaatatgtaatcccTTTCATGAAATAAGACATATTGTTTTCCCCTTTTTGTGAGTTTATCTcatttgttctttgtagaacacttttcgtttcttggtgaggttatctccaagtaaACTTTCTCTATTTCgttggacttgtgcgtcatatcaagcaacgatTAGAAACCCTTCCTTTgttggacttgtgcgtcatatcaagcaacaattgaagtctggtagtatcaagagactttctgcacctcttgtgtcaccattcgatccatcatttctctcttttggcgaGATCATATCCTTTCAGTCCGTTTGAGTGATCCTGTCTGATCTAGGacgtatcaagtggtatcagagccactcaaccGGTACTATCTatccatctttctcatcttccatttctaaacacttcttcttcatctttctatctCAAATCCAAGCCACTACCTTACCTATCGCCAttcttctattaaaaaaaacagaaaagaaaaaaaagatctataaaaaaagaaggaaaaaaaaatcgaaaagttttgatttatttggcTAGGTGGTGGAAAAGAaatcctgctggctgaggagaaatccagccttggaGTGGTTAATACGGATTTCAAAATTCAATTTTCTTATATTCCTATCTTGTGTTTCATCTCTTGCTTGCTTGGAAAAATCCATTGGGTTACTttatttgttctcttagaactcTGAGAGGAGACTTTTGAGGGACCACTAAAATCTGAGAGAAAAAACTTGTGTGGGTGAgataaacacttgagagtgtgaggattatTTTTATCTGTTAACCTTTTGTATTGAGAATTTTCAGGTTAAGATGTTTGGACTTCACAAGAAGAGTAGCCAAGAGAAATTCCAACGACATGCTAATTATCATTCTTCATCTCAAAACTTGTTGAAtgtttttgatgattttgttcCTGTGCAGGAAAGACTAACCCAAAGAAAACCACATGAGATGCCTAACCGGAGGTGCAAGGAACAGTTTAAAACGTCCAGAGATGAAGCTGTTCAAAGAAGGCTTTTCAGTCAGTTTGAAATCCAAGAATTTTGTGACAATCTTGTAGAGGGAGTGGTGAAAGCACTCAAGGACGTCAGAAAAAGCCACAAGAAGAGCACAACCACACGTGCACCTGTAGCTGAACCATCATTATTCATCAATGAAAAATCTAAAGGTAAATCGAAAAACAACCTTGAAGAtctaaaagatttttcagattctttaccaaCTTATGATGAATATAATGAAGAGATGTTGGAGAGTTTGATCATTTGTGAGGATGAATGTGATATTCCTTCtccaaaatatgattttatgtttgatgatgaagagaCTAATAGACTAACCTGTTTTGAACCGGATcatccgagtagtcttgttctAGTTTCACAGGATTTTGAGAAAGAGCAATTCAACTACCCACAACAAGGACCTCTTCTTGACACTAGGAGACCCATGGACGCTGATCTaggtcccatctttgatgaggaaaACGAACTTGATCCAATCCTTGAAGAGGAAGCACCAAGCATAACATCCATCAACATGGAGAATCATCTTTGCTTTGATCTCGGTACAACTCTTTGCCCCTTTGTCTCCTAATCCACAAGAACACTGTAAGGAACTTGGTATCATCTGTTCTGTGTCTGATTTGTTTGTTAAATTTAGTTTCACTTgggtgacaaaaaaaaaaaaaaaaaaaattcagcttCACTGACATAAGACGTTTTGGTCTTGAAAAGGTAAAAGAATTTTGTGTTTCAAATTCTGTTTTTGATAACATGATTCATTCTTTTAAGAAACTTGAACCTGATAAACTCTTTGATCAAAAGCATTTTCAAAATGACAATGACATCCCTTCTGGTCTTGTTTTGAGCTTTGATCAGTTTTTGAAACATAACAAATGTTTTGATCATCTTGAAAAATTATTTGAGCTTGTTTTGCAAACCAGATTTCTGTTTTCGAAAACCTTgtgattccttttttttgttttaaggaTAATGGTTTTGATCTGAGTTTTCCTAATCATGAACTGATCACTGATGATTTGTTTTCTCCCACATGTGCCTGGAAAGAGCTTATGGTTAGTAATTTCCAGAAAACAAAATCACTTAGAGCTGAAACCGATTTTTGatgtgattttgttttgaaacctgtccattcttattctgaatctgatCTTGAAATTTTGTGTTCTGATTCTGATCATGTTAGGCACgttttgaaaatgttctatGGTATTTCTTACCTTGACAATATTCTGATTTATAATACTttctttgaaaaatatattgagCTTTTATTAAGAGATTCTCAATCTGAACTTACTCTTTTGTATTCTGATTTTGAGAAGGATAAGCACGTTTTTAAGATGCTCAATATTATCTCATGCCATGATACCATTATGGTCTGTAATACTTACTTTGATGTGCATTTTGAAAGGCTGAAACATGTGCTACATGTTCTTGAGAAAGAGACTTTGATTTCTGATTTGAACAAGTACATGTCTTGCACATATGATCCTGGTATTTTAATGTTTGCTTTGTGTGTCCAGGATAGACATGTTCAGTCTCGGATTCAGTCTCAGAAAAGTGAAAGCATAGACCAGGATTATAAGCCTCAGGTTTGGAGATTCATATACTCAAGGAAAATGGTATCAAAACTTTAAGGAAGtttctttccaaaattttctttcattgaattttacatgattttaaaattctttttgtctgattcattttcttttgattcaggtaaaatggatttgaggacaaatccttttcaagagggaggaaATAATGCACCCTGGATCGTAGACCCGAGCCAGGATGGTGCACAACTCGACCCAACCGAGGTTTCCCCATCGGATGATGCAACCATGGTCGACAGAAGCTAACTTAGAAAAGAAAGGACTTAGGGAGTGGATGCAATCCCATGGATGCATATTTGTGGATGTCACACCTATGGAAGGAACTAAGTGGAAGCAACGATCAATTGACCTTGAAGATATCATGGAGCTAGACACACAGGAACACTTTGGACGAGCTGGACGAAGTGACACTTACTTGGGCTAGCTGGTCGAGCTGAATCAAAGTGACACTTACATATCTGAgctggatgagctgagtgagctgagtgagctaagtgacactagctTTGAGCTAAATGAGCTACGTGACACTGAAGATGAAGCTGGTTTAGTTGCTGGGCGAAATGGGTCtttttcagcccaaagaaaaattcataacaaattcaatttgggtcggttttacaccaaattcgaCCAGGCCTTTGGTGATGGTCTCCTGCCCATTTTCATCAAGAAATATCAACAAAAGAAGTCACAGACGTGGTCAGACAAAGGGTTATTCAACAACACACTTATTTCTGGTCAAAAGTCTtagtctttgtttttgttttctaagtTTTTAGTTTTCTACAAAAACTCTTAGTCTTTCTTTGACCACAagtactataaatatgtaatctcttTCATGAAATAagacagatttttttttttccattttttctgaGTTTATCTCCTTTGTTCTTTGTAAAACATTTTTCGTTTTTTgctgaggttatctccaagtaaATTTTCTATATTTCGTTGGACTTGTGTGTCATATCAAGTAACGATTAGAAACCTTTCCTTTTTTGGACTTGTGCTTCATATCAAGCAACAATTGAAGTTTGGTAGTATCAATAGACTTTTCTCACCTTTTGTGTCACCACCATTCGATCTatcatttctctcttttggcgaGATCATATCCCTCCAGTCCGTTTGAGTGATCCTGTCCGATTTAGTACGTATCAACgtggatatttaatttttattacgaATAATTGAGTTTGTCTATCGCTGATAGACATATTCTTAGAGAATTAGTCAGTTGGGTTTCGCTTCGCTCGATTTCCGTggttataaaaatattctatGTTGTTGAACTTAGGTGGGGGTATtgaatttagaaattttatagaATTTGAAGGAATTTTAGTTTGCATTAAattctagtgttattcaattgTGTATTTTAccaattctttcaaattcttgTGTTATTCAATTATGTATTTTATCAATTCATTTAAATTCTAATGTTATTCAATATTTGGTAGAATTAATAGGAATGTTATTTGAAAAGAATTTAATGGAAATGTTATGTAAAAATGCAAAGGATCAATTCCTTGCTTTTACGATGGGATTTGTCTCTCTCTTATTTTCAAAGAACGGAGACTATCAATATTGATGAAATTGTTCATCATCAAGCAACATCTTTGGCATGCAACCGTGCTTGCATTAATCTTGTCAACCAAACCGTATGTTCGTGAACACTTGGCATGTTCGTGAACGTGTTTTCACATTTCTCATTTTTGTCATCAAGAATAGTAcgtaacatttttttaaaaaat includes:
- the LOC106410668 gene encoding uncharacterized protein LOC106410668 isoform X2 translates to MFGLHKKSSQEKFQRHANYHSSSQNLLNVFDDFVPVQERLTQRKPHEMPNRRCKEQFKTSRDEAVQRRLFSQFEIQEFCDNLVEGVVKALKDVRKSHKKSTTTRAPVAEPSLFINEKSKGKSKNNLEDLKDFSDSLPTYDEYNEEMLESLIICEDECDIPSPKYDFMFDDEETNRLTCFEPDHPSSLVLVSQDFEKEQFNYPQQGPLLDTRRPMDADLGPIFDEENELDPILEEEAPSITSINMENHLCFDLG
- the LOC106410668 gene encoding uncharacterized protein LOC106410668 isoform X1 — translated: MFGLHKKSSQEKFQRHANYHSSSQNLLNVFDDFVPVQERLTQRKPHEMPNRRCKEQFKTSRDEAVQRRLFSQFEIQEFCDNLVEGVVKALKDVRKSHKKSTTTRAPVAEPSLFINEKSKGKSKNNLEDLKDFSDSLPTYDEYNEEMLESLIICEDECDIPSPKYDFMFDDEETNRLTCFEPDHPSSLVLVSQDFEKEQFNYPQQGPLLDTRRPMDADLGPIFDEENELDPILEEEAPSITSINMENHLCFDLDMFSLGFSLRKVKA